TTGTAGGTAGGTTTTTTTGCCAAGTGCAACTGTCTGTGCACTTCCTACTCTGTCATCAGTTCTTTTTCTCTTGCCATTTGTCTAGAATGCTCAAGGCAAATgtaattgtttgttttcaaCACAGGTAGCCCCGAAAAGCTTCTTTGTTTGGTTTTGAAAACATGCACTTGTATAccataattataattagaaaacaaacacacattattatgattttaatgatttttttattaaagcttCGGACTTGATtaatttgccatttctcttcaCAGATGTATGGTCGTTATACCAAAGATCTAGGAGAATTTGCCAAGGATGAAGCCAGAAAGCTCAAAATACTCGAAAAGCGACGAAAGCAGGAAGATAAACAAAGGAATAAGGTAAAATTTAATAGAATCTTTAAAGCATCGCATACTTACTCACTCATTACCGTAAAATACAATGTTAATAATGGTCTTGTGATTTATTCAAAATGCAAACTAAATgagaaaactaaatatttaaggtATGCAAAggaatttaccaaaaaaatgttgagttgTAGCCCCAAGTGTGGAACGTATTTTTAAGATCTCTTTGAACGTATCAGTTTATAAAGCAGCAGTGCTGGGAAATATTTTCAGGAACTGTTAGGCAAACACTCGACGAGGGCGAAGAAGGTGTCATCATGGATCTGGAGGCATACGGTGGCCCGGCTGGGCGAGGATTGGGTCTTCCTGGCGCTACTGGGCATCATAATGGCGCTGCTCTCATTCATCATGGACAAGGGCATATCCATATGTACAAACGGTAATAGATCGATTCTCTAGACCGTTTTTAGTACCCATTGTTCTATACCTAAATCTATATATTTCTCTAGCGCGAATTTGGCTATATCGCGATCTGACGTCACAGCCTTTTGTTCAATACATAGCATGGGTCTCACTGCCGGTCTGTTTGATATTATTCTCAGCCGGCTTTGTCCATCTCATCGCACCGCAAAGTATAGGTAAGCGTCTGGGATATCATACATCTAAATCATACCATTATCATCTATAACTTCCTGTTAATAACTGTCTTTTCCTTAGTCTAACCAAGTGTAGTGgagttttattaaaagtaatcTGCTTGAGTAAATTAATTGACACACTCTTTCATCGGTTTTCCAAAATTGTAGAAATTGTATGAATTTTGTGCTTACTTACTTTACTTCTATGGTTGTTTAGGGCCAGGGAATTATGACTTCTTCCCAACTGCAACCTCTCAAAGAACTTTTAGGGTTTTAAGCagaactctctctctctctcttgtatttaatatttaatattctaaAGTACTCATAGTACCACTGCACTCTCGGCAGCTGCCCACTCCAAGCACTCTTGGCACCTCCAATCTGTGAACCCATTGTGTCTACATGTTATATACTCGAAACCACTAAACACTCCCAGCAATTCTGCTATCTCTGCACACTAACCACTAACAATAGATGTAACCTCTAAATAACTGCGAGTATGATCAATGCAAATCTATAAACATAACTAAAACTGTGTCTAGGTTCCGGTATACCCGAAATGAAGACCATACTGCGCGGCGTTCAATTGAAAGAGTATCTCACATTTAAGACACTAGTGGCCAAGGTAATTGGTTTAACGGCAACTCTGGGCAGCGGTATGCCATTAGGAAAGGAAGTAAGTATAAGAATTGATCTCACACTGCATGCACACCGCCGTCGAGGCGGCCAAAAATCAAGTGCAATTTGGAAaatcaatacaaaaaaaaaagaatccgCATTTGTATCTGTAACTGGTATCTCCGTGTATTTCCCTAGGGTCCTTTCGTACATATAGCAAGTATTGTAGCACAATTATTAAGTAAACTTGTCACATCATTCCAAGGCATATATGAGAATGAGTCGCGAAACTCGGAAATGTTGGCCGCTGCCTGTGCCGTTGGTGTGGGCGCCTGTTTTGCAGCTCCCGTGGGGGGTAAGTATCTTCTATTGTTCTTTGGGATCCTGACCTTTAACCTTGCTCTTCCTCAGGTGTGCTCTTCAGCATTGAGGTCACCACCACCTACTTTGCGGTGCGCAACTACTGGCGCGGCTTCTTCGCCGCCGTTTGTGGCGCCACTGTCTTCCGACTGCTGGCCGTTTGGTTCCAAAACGCCGACACCGTTCGAGCTTTGTTCCTCACGAACTTCACCACCGAGTTTCCCTTCGATCCCCAGGAGCTGTTTGTCTTCGCCTTGATtgggtaatttatttatttttttattttttatattttttttttaaatttttttttctttcttgtatttttttatttaattttaatttatttattgtatatatttcatattttatttatttatttttttatttatttattttttttatttatttatttttatttatttttgtatatttttttattaattttattttataatgtttttattatttttttatatgtttttttttaaatttattttttttattttgtttatttatatttttttaaatttatttaataaaaattatttctttcttttcagtCTCGTCTGCGGATTGGGAGGCGCCTCTTACGTTTGGGTCCATCGGCGATATGTCCTGTTTATGAGATCTAACAAAAGAATGAACAAGTTCCTACAAAAGAAGTAAGTTCTTAAGAACATATTAtattatcaaatattttattaattctattaatttcctattttttagTCGCTTTTTGTACCCGGGATTTCTGGCCCTGTTGGTCTCCAGCATATCGTTTCCCCTGGGCACTGGCCAATTCCTGGCCGGCGAACTGAGCACCCACGAGCAGGTGACGCAGCTCTTCAGCAATTTCACCTGGTCACGCGATGATCTAACCGTGGAGCAGGCGGCTGTGGTGACCCACTGGATGACCAGCTATACGAGTGTGTTTGGAAATCTCGTAATCTACACCTTGTTTACGGTGAGTGTGGAAATCTCTTAATAATAACAGTTACTGACCAAAGTAATATATCTTCTGCATTACAGTTTATGTTCTCCATTATCGCCTCCACGATACCAGTTCCCTCGGGCATGTTTATTCCGGTTTTCAAGATCGGCGCCGGATTTGGTCGTCTGGTGGGTGAGTTTATGGCCGTGACATTTCCCCATGGCGTTCGTTATGGCGGCAGATTGTCACCCATTATGCCCGGTGGCTATGCCGTCGTCGGAGCAGCTGCCTTCTCGGGATCCGT
This portion of the Drosophila takahashii strain IR98-3 E-12201 chromosome 3R, DtakHiC1v2, whole genome shotgun sequence genome encodes:
- the ClC-a gene encoding chloride channel protein 2 isoform X5 — protein: MKPESSKYSKSDESRKINKGISAGKYFQELLGKHSTRAKKVSSWIWRHTVARLGEDWVFLALLGIIMALLSFIMDKGISICTNARIWLYRDLTSQPFVQYIAWVSLPVCLILFSAGFVHLIAPQSIGSGIPEMKTILRGVQLKEYLTFKTLVAKVIGLTATLGSGMPLGKEGPFVHIASIVAQLLSKLVTSFQGIYENESRNSEMLAAACAVGVGACFAAPVGGVLFSIEVTTTYFAVRNYWRGFFAAVCGATVFRLLAVWFQNADTVRALFLTNFTTEFPFDPQELFVFALIGLVCGLGGASYVWVHRRYVLFMRSNKRMNKFLQKNRFLYPGFLALLVSSISFPLGTGQFLAGELSTHEQVTQLFSNFTWSRDDLTVEQAAVVTHWMTSYTSVFGNLVIYTLFTFMFSIIASTIPVPSGMFIPVFKIGAGFGRLVGEFMAVTFPHGVRYGGRLSPIMPGGYAVVGAAAFSGSVTHTVSVAVIIFEMTGQITHVVPVMIAVLVANAVAALLQPSIYDSIILIKKLPYLPDLLPSSSGMYSIFVEDFMVRDVKYIWHGISYQKLKEVLKLNKTLRSLPLVDSPDNMILLGSVQRYELIKMIEKHIGREKRMEVAQKWQKEAQERALEEEKKKQEVELKMRRPSRFEVLPAPDILSLRQIANDEMLPPKKRAETMHGSLAPRKSILKKTNSFNLKTYAQPMAHSPSITPYTTITGNSEFRIRSAFEAIFKKSTTLQDVQPDPETGSLSPAASHNEVEVPRTPSTPGVSKKVQLPRERVIDMSPEDQKQWELEEMLKPIDLQKANVHIDPSPFQLVERTSILKVHSLFSMVGINHAYVTKIGRLVGVVGLKELRKAIEDINSNSFVPPTRDEDADDKPAVEKPLLSTNTSDKAVDMTVTSMDSALENCSDIEMEHIKHTDKGTVSLTMPSQDGNQNPPADTKTTENGNHA
- the ClC-a gene encoding chloride channel protein 2 isoform X4, whose protein sequence is MYGRYTKDLGEFAKDEARKLKILEKRRKQEDKQRNKELLGKHSTRAKKVSSWIWRHTVARLGEDWVFLALLGIIMALLSFIMDKGISICTNARIWLYRDLTSQPFVQYIAWVSLPVCLILFSAGFVHLIAPQSIGSGIPEMKTILRGVQLKEYLTFKTLVAKVIGLTATLGSGMPLGKEGPFVHIASIVAQLLSKLVTSFQGIYENESRNSEMLAAACAVGVGACFAAPVGGVLFSIEVTTTYFAVRNYWRGFFAAVCGATVFRLLAVWFQNADTVRALFLTNFTTEFPFDPQELFVFALIGLVCGLGGASYVWVHRRYVLFMRSNKRMNKFLQKNRFLYPGFLALLVSSISFPLGTGQFLAGELSTHEQVTQLFSNFTWSRDDLTVEQAAVVTHWMTSYTSVFGNLVIYTLFTFMFSIIASTIPVPSGMFIPVFKIGAGFGRLVGEFMAVTFPHGVRYGGRLSPIMPGGYAVVGAAAFSGSVTHTVSVAVIIFEMTGQITHVVPVMIAVLVANAVAALLQPSIYDSIILIKKLPYLPDLLPSSSGMYSIFVEDFMVRDVKYIWHGISYQKLKEVLKLNKTLRSLPLVDSPDNMILLGSVQRYELIKMIEKHIGREKRMEVAQKWQKEAQERALEEEKKKQEVELKMRRPSRFEVLPAPDILSLRQIANDEMLPPKKRAETMHGSLAPRKSILKKTNSFNLKTYAQPMAHSPSITPYTTITGNSEFRIRSAFEAIFKKSTTLQDVQPDPETGSLSPAASHNEVEVPRTPSTPGVSKKVQLPRERVIDMSPEDQKQWELEEMLKPIDLQKANVHIDPSPFQLVERTSILKVHSLFSMVGINHAYVTKIGRLVGVVGLKELRKAIEDINSNSFVPPTRDEDADDKPAVEKPLLSTNTSDKAVDMTVTSMDSALENCSDIEMEHIKHTDKGTVSLTMPSQDGNQNPPADTKTTENGNHA